One Cryptomeria japonica chromosome 9, Sugi_1.0, whole genome shotgun sequence genomic window carries:
- the LOC131067438 gene encoding uncharacterized protein LOC131067438, translating into MGAYLSCVCSHLLSSNTIKLVFADGRLQEFEKQVKAAEIMLENPQHFVCEAAALHVGRRINPLPADEDLELGHLYFLLPMSKLQGVVSRSDLASIAVKARSAMKASSKSSVRIFPMLGEMGFFFRGESATYLQENGHDDDDLGGHLECDLKIVALPKMDVEGLSDLQMGLGKYRVSSCRSWKPKLETIREVERLRA; encoded by the coding sequence ATGGGTGCTTATCTTTCTTGTGTTTGTTCACATTTATTGTCATCCAATACAATTAAATTGGTATTTGCGGATGGGAGACTGCAGGAATTTGAGAAGCAAGTAAAGGCGGCAGAAATTATGCTGGAAAATCCTCAGCATTTTGTATGCGAGGCAGCCGCTTTACATGTGGGTCGCAGAATAAATCCCCTGCCTGCAGATGAAGATTTGGAATTAGGGCATTTGTATTTTCTTCTCCCCATGTCAAAATTGCAGGGTGTGGTTTCTCGCTCAGACCTGGCCTCCATTGCAGTCAAGGCCAGATCCGCCATGAAAGCAAGTTCCAAGAGCTCTGTGAGGATTTTCCCAATGTTGGGAGAAATGGGTTTTTTCTTCAGGGGAGAATCAGCAACTTACCTGCAAGAAAatggtcatgatgatgatgatttgggcGGGCATTTAGAGTGTGATTTGAAGATTGTTGCGCTGCCAAAGATGGATGTTGAAGGCCTTTCAGATCTGCAGATGGGTTTGGGGAAATATAGAGTGAGCAGTTGCAGGTCTTGGAAACCTAAGTTGGAGACCATAAGAGAGGTAGAAAGACTAAGggcataa